The window CCATCCGTTTCATATCCATGTTAATCCTTTTCAAATTGTCAAAATTCTCGACTCTAACGGTCGGGATGTCAGCGCTCCCGACGCTGTGGATGACGCGAGCGGCGCTGCAGATCCCCAATATCAGGGATTGAAGGGGGTGTGGAAGGATACCCTGTGGGTGAAAAGTCTCATTCCCACGGTCCAGGCGCCAAAGGGTATCTACACCCTGATGGTGCGAACCCGCTACCAGCGCTATATCGGCGAATATGTTCTGCATTGCCACATTCTCGACCATGAGGATCAAGGAATGATGCAGAACGTCAGTATTGTCCTGCCAGACGGCCAAGGTGGTTCGGTCGCCTCGGGCCATCACTGAATGACTCAGGTCGCTGAGGTTGATTGACTCGGCTCAGCATGAGCTTCAACCAGGCGTCCTGCTGTTCCAAAAAGGGAATTCTTATGTCAGAGAATGAGAGGCCCGTCAGTGGTGTTCCGATCAAATTTCACCGGACTTTTTTCTTAGAGCGTTTTCATCGTACAAGACGTTTTTCCAGTACCCACCACACTATGCCCGACGCACCTATTCACAAAAACATCATTCAAAGGCGTAGCCCTCGTGTACTCGATTGCAGTAACAATGTTTATCATCACCGCATAACAACTGAAACCCAACCACAGCTAGACGATCAACCCAACACCGCCAAACAAAGAACCATCCCCCAAAAACCAACCCCACCACCGTTCGCCCTGAGCCTGTCGAAGGGCTTTTCAGAGCGCTCAAGCAAAACACCGCGCTCTCAAAACATGAGGTAAGACCAAACATTGGAAATAAAACAAGCCATCGCCAAACTCAAACAATGGGACCAAGCAGCAGGCAACGTCGCAGTCACAATCATCCGACTACTCCTTCTGGGTCACGGCTTCTTCATTCTGGCCAGAAGCGCGTCGAGGACGTTTGATCGCCTTAGCTTCCTGGAGTCCTATACGGAAACCATCGCTGCGCATGTCACTGAATACGTTCTGCTTGTGTACTGGTTTTTTCCACTATTCACCGCTCTATGCCTGGCATACCTATTCAGAAAAACATCATTCAAAGGCGTAGCCCTCGTGTACTTGATTGCAGTAACAATGTTCATCATCACCGCATAACAACCGAAGCCTACCTAAGCTAGACAATCAACCCAACCCCACCAAACTAAAGCCCCATCCCCAAAAACAAACCCCACCACCGTTCGCCCTGAGCCTGTCGAAGGGCTTACCAGAGCGTACGAGCGGGAGGCGCTTGAGCCGCACAGTCGCTGAATGAAGCAGACATTGGAGGGTGTGCTAATTGATGATGCTGTAGTAGACAGAGTTACGGTCAATTGGCTGGATACTCTTGGTGATGATTACTTGGAGGTGGAGATTAGATATCCTTCTATGTTGTATACATGTAAAACTGATTTGGTTTTAATAAAATCAGGTGGGGGATGGTGTTTTCCTGTTGCGCGAAAAATATTTAAATATGAAGGGTTTCGAGATCTAATAGCTTTGTATTTTTTTTCTGTGGGAGTCAGTTAAAGTTGAAAGTGACTATTTTTATAGAATGAAGTGCTTACCTTCTCAGAATTTTATTTATTTTAATAAAGTTAAGGATAAGGGTATGAGATAATTTATCTAGATAACTATTTGAAATGTTTGAATAATGCAGAGAGTGGTTGAAGTTGATCGAGAATCTCATTTTTACTTTTGTTTTCAATTGACGTAAAATTATGGTGCATATCACTTTTGTTACGGATGAGAAGGGAAATAACGCCTTTTTCGTATATGAATAATTTTAGCAATTAAAAGCGACCTGGGATCTGGTAATATCAAATATTTGGCTGTTCTCTCTGTTATGTTTTCTCTCGCTAGCTTAATCCCTTCATTCTCAAGAAAATTCAGTCCTTGTGCGAGAATGTTCTTGATTCTATGTTGAGTCATTGGCTTGTATCATGTGTGAATCGTTACCAGTCCTACAACCGTTCTTTCAAGTTGACGGCTATTCAGCTTCTTTACTTCCTGATGCCACGTCACTAGCCAACTCATCAAGTACTTTGAATACCCCGTCCAGATCTTCACGGTATGTTGCAATGTAATTGTATGTTACTATGCTCCGGTACTCCTTTTGTAGATTCTTATCTTTAATAAGTTGTCCATTTCGCTCCCAGTAAAGTCCCATTTCTTTTGGATCGAGTCCTCCGGGAAGTCCAGACTTTGTTGGGTAGTAACCATCATTGACCTCTCCAGCCGAGAACGCGTTACCCAAATGCTCTAGACAGTAATCTAAGAAGTAAAAGATATTATTTTCATCAATTGAAGGCTCGAAACAAAATCTAAATATGTACTTGTTCATTAGCTTTGCTATTCCGCCTTTATCGGCAGTTCCCGACTCGTCGTAAAACCCACAGCATACACCGGAACCGCTAGGAGGTTTCGCACTACTCAGTTGATATATCACGAATATAGCTACGGTGGAACGCGCTGACGAAATGTACTTCTCCAACGAAAAAGAATTCTGCTCGGGTTGACCGTTCCGTGGTGAGGGGCTGCTAATTGGAGGGGGGGCGTCTCCTAGAAATACTGTATCAGGGGTTTCACTAATTTCCTTATAGAAGTTCCTTCGTGGCGTTATGTATTCTCGCTTGAATAGAAAAAATATCCTTTGGGATATCTCTCTCATTTCCGCCAATTCGAGCTTTTTGACATCTCCTTCTATAGGGGCATTACTATTATTATGACGAATCAACGCTGTGTATAGATTGTGCAGCTGCGATTGGCGGTCTATCGAGCAAGAGAGCCTGAATGTCATGAGGTCACTCCATCCAATTACGCCGCGAGAACTGGCTACTAAGCGTTGGAGTAAACCTTTACCCTTGTAGGAATGTTCGCCGAAAATACGCCATGCTATCTCCATAACATTAGTATCAGTAATCTTGCGACGGTAGCGATGATTCTGGGCATCTCCCCAGCCGGCACTATCTAAAAGTTGAAGCAATGTGTAGATAGATCTCTCTCTCAGTCCTCTATCATTAATAACAATTGATGAGTAGCGGGGCAGATACTCGACAAGTGTGTCTATGGCGTTGTCAGTGATTTCTCGAGTGAAGCTATGAGCTTGGTTGGCAAGTATCCTCCAAAACTGATCATGGGCATGATCTCCTCGTTCCAGCCGGAAGTCATGGGACGATAGAACTGATTCAATGGATGCTCCTTTTAGAACTTGTTCTACGGCTTTTTTGTAAAGTACAAAGGTTTCCTGTGGCTCCGGTGTGATGAATCTTACAATGAGCTTGAGGTAATTCTCTAAATTCCTGGCGGAGGTTTGGTTAAAACAGGCGCGTGACGATAGCTTTTCTTCGTCAATCCCACCCCTTTTTAAATCCAGCGTTTTTGTGTCAAAAAGCTCTTTTAATAAAAAGGCTGGTGTTTCTGGCTGTGCCTCCACAAATACTGAGAAGTCAGATGCATTCTTGTAATCGTTTTGTCCATATTCACGACGCACTGAAAATATTCCAGAACGTCCTTGCGTCTCTTCGGCATAAATACGTCTGAACAGCCCAGGGTAGTTTAGGTGTATGAGTATCAGGTTTATAAGATCACGCTCATTAAAGTCTGTCCGGCCTAAGTCGCTTTTCTCAAGCTGCATGAGCAGCATAGCGTTGACGAAACGCTTTACCTTGCGTAGGTCGCCAGCTAAGGGGAGATACTGTGCGGCTTTGTCTCCATCGAGAATGTTTGCTAATTCATCAAGCACGGAGCTTAGTTTCTGCATCGTATCAGATGGTGTTGTGCTGAGTTGGTTAGCTTGAGATTTCCAGTCCCTGCGTAAAAAATCCCGAATATGTGAGCTATCAACAAATAGGCTTAGCTTCACTGTTATGAATTTCTCTAGGAACTCTCGTGCTCTTGAATTTTCTTCGTGGCCTCCAGCCAGGACTTCTGTGTCGTAACAGAGAATATAGGTCGCCTGTGAAAGCTTGAACGTCCGGCGTATCGCAAACAGTACGTTGTTTATGGTTTTAGTGTCTAAGCGATCAAGGTCATCAATGACGATTATTACACGACGATTAATGCGCTTCAGGACGTCATTAATATCATCAAGCAGCTCATCAGCGGTCTCTTGCGATGGTTCTAAAGTGAGCTTGAAGCCAAGGAATGAAATGTCGGCTTTCCCCTTTATCAACCTAGAGTATCGTGACACAGCAGGACGAAACTCAGGAACGAATACTTTTTGTTGAATTGCTGAGGATAAGTCGCGAATCAAACGATCGGAAAGATCAGGATCAGAGGCGTATCGAAGGGGCTCAAATCGGCAAACAATGACTCTATCGTCTGCTGCTTCCCAATAATGTTGAGCAAGGTTGATAAAGCTAGTTTTACCGACTCCCCATGGCCCATCGACCCCAAAGGTAAGTCCTGAATGGGCTTCGCTTTCAAGGACAGTATCCGCGAATGATTTGACCTGCTTGTCGCTGGCTAGCAGATCATCCTTGTCATTAACAACTTCCTCGTCGGCAAGGAAATACAGCTGTGGAGCCGCCTTTTTAGTTCCTAGGCAGTACTTTCGGAATAGTGGCGATGTGAGCAATATAGAAAGATACAGAAGGATTGCTGGCGCCCATTGGGGCTCTGCATCCTTAAGTGCGTCATGTACCTTAGATAGCCATGGTGAAGTTAATGCGTTTACCCAGATGCCAGCAACAATCGCACCTAGTAAATCAAAACGGAAACTTCGCCCAATTTTTTCAGTGGCTATATGCAATTCCCGTTCTCTTGCATATAGAAAGCAAATCAATAGCTCTAAGATAACACCGCCTTTTATTACACAAAAAGGCACACCTGACAGTGTTAGAGCGAAGCTTGATCCAAGATAGTATGCAATTCGCCAGACTTCGGCTCCCACAAAACCAATGACAAACAGCCTCGCGAACACCAGTAACTCTGGCATATTCATTGTTTGATCGTGTTTGGTGGCAGCCATTACTTTCTCTCCGAGAAACGGGCTAGATTACAAAATATCCATTCAGTTTCGGTCATGCTCCATCGGAAAAACTAGTACAGGAGTTGTATGACCAAACATAGAGAATATAGACCAGTGACCGGCACGAAGCGCCACCACCACCGGCTAGCATTCAGAAAGAAATCTCTATAAGGTGATTAATCTGTTTCTACTTCACTGATTTATCTCGTTATTCGAAAACGAACCAGAAATCAGGCGAATACGGATTGGAGGAGG is drawn from Hahella sp. KA22 and contains these coding sequences:
- a CDS encoding KAP family NTPase; amino-acid sequence: MAATKHDQTMNMPELLVFARLFVIGFVGAEVWRIAYYLGSSFALTLSGVPFCVIKGGVILELLICFLYARERELHIATEKIGRSFRFDLLGAIVAGIWVNALTSPWLSKVHDALKDAEPQWAPAILLYLSILLTSPLFRKYCLGTKKAAPQLYFLADEEVVNDKDDLLASDKQVKSFADTVLESEAHSGLTFGVDGPWGVGKTSFINLAQHYWEAADDRVIVCRFEPLRYASDPDLSDRLIRDLSSAIQQKVFVPEFRPAVSRYSRLIKGKADISFLGFKLTLEPSQETADELLDDINDVLKRINRRVIIVIDDLDRLDTKTINNVLFAIRRTFKLSQATYILCYDTEVLAGGHEENSRAREFLEKFITVKLSLFVDSSHIRDFLRRDWKSQANQLSTTPSDTMQKLSSVLDELANILDGDKAAQYLPLAGDLRKVKRFVNAMLLMQLEKSDLGRTDFNERDLINLILIHLNYPGLFRRIYAEETQGRSGIFSVRREYGQNDYKNASDFSVFVEAQPETPAFLLKELFDTKTLDLKRGGIDEEKLSSRACFNQTSARNLENYLKLIVRFITPEPQETFVLYKKAVEQVLKGASIESVLSSHDFRLERGDHAHDQFWRILANQAHSFTREITDNAIDTLVEYLPRYSSIVINDRGLRERSIYTLLQLLDSAGWGDAQNHRYRRKITDTNVMEIAWRIFGEHSYKGKGLLQRLVASSRGVIGWSDLMTFRLSCSIDRQSQLHNLYTALIRHNNSNAPIEGDVKKLELAEMREISQRIFFLFKREYITPRRNFYKEISETPDTVFLGDAPPPISSPSPRNGQPEQNSFSLEKYISSARSTVAIFVIYQLSSAKPPSGSGVCCGFYDESGTADKGGIAKLMNKYIFRFCFEPSIDENNIFYFLDYCLEHLGNAFSAGEVNDGYYPTKSGLPGGLDPKEMGLYWERNGQLIKDKNLQKEYRSIVTYNYIATYREDLDGVFKVLDELASDVASGSKEAE